A single Lolium perenne isolate Kyuss_39 chromosome 6, Kyuss_2.0, whole genome shotgun sequence DNA region contains:
- the LOC127344965 gene encoding uncharacterized protein, with protein MVKLATARECRAYSLGSGGGEASRNRRWEYVNAGVYVFAAVLLVGGFLAQLWPWAVSQKTGLALAIIGLLGVVGVNAHDLLAHVAGVDYNLGLAGLDSQFVLVELAAPAVHLVGAVLTLVALIFFEIQMDRGYRHGLEKHGLNLLIAGPALWLLGSIHNICQIYERASGHVQILQKSVQIPLLLGSTIYLVGGIVNRHDIHTHSSAGLTLLGRSWAWFCLFGSLLFLAGGLFNLLKVFKMQQMDGRGLEKLRGGAQERLSREREGKVPLILEEGRRRNKGDETWPAAARHEPRAAPVAPPPEGSYKEALVSGGN; from the exons ATGGTGAAGTTGGCCACGGCGCGGGAGTGCCGCGCGTACAGCCtgggctccggcggcggcgaggcgtcGCGCAACCGGCGGTGGGAGTACGTCAACGCTGGGGTGTACGTCTTCGCCGCCGTGCTCCTCGTCGGCGGCTTCCTCGCGCAGCTGTGGCCGTGGGCGGTGTCCCAGAAAACCGGCCTCGCGCTGGCCATCATCGGGCTGCTGGGCGTGGTGGGCGTGAACGCGCACGACCTCCTGGCGCACGTCGCCGGCGTCGACTACAACCTCGGGCTGGCCGGGCTGGACAGCCAGTTCGTCCTCGTAGAGCTCGCCGCCCCTGCCGTGCATCTCGTCGGCGCCGTGCTCACCTTGGTCGCGCTGATCTTCTTCGAGATTCAG ATGGACAGAGGGTACCGGCACGGACTGGAGAAGCACGGGCTGAACCTGCTCATCGCCGGTCCAGCGCTCTGGCTCCTCGGATCCATACACAACATCTGCCAAATCTACGAGCGAGCCAGCGGGCACGTCCAGATCCTTCAGAAGAGCGTGCAGATCCCGCTTCTGCTCGGCAGCACGATCTACCTCGTCGGCGGCATCGTCAATCGACACGACATCCACACCCATTCCTCCGCTGGATTAACCCTCCTG GGGAGGAGCTGGGCTTGGTTCTGCCTGTTCGGAAGCCTGCTGTTCTTGGCCGGAGGGCTCTTCAACCTCCTCAAGGTGTTCAAGATGCAGCAGATGGACGGCCGGGGGCTGGAGAAGCTCCGCGGCGGCGCTCAGGAGCGGCTGAGCAGGGAGAGGGAGGGCAAGGTGCCTCTCATTCTGGAGGAGGGCCGGAGGAGGAACAAAGGAGACGAGACGTGGCCAGCGGCGGCGCGGCATGAGCCCAGGGCTGCGCCCGTGGCGCCACCTCCGGAGGGGTCTTACAAGGAAGCTCTTGTGAGCGGCGGCAACTAG